The candidate division KSB1 bacterium genomic interval ATGGGCATTCATGCTCTTTTCGGCTTCTTTATCGCGGGCGTCATCGTCGGCGAGGCCAAAAGCCTGTCCGAGCAGACGCGGGGCATCATTTCGCAAATGGTGCATGCGTTGTTCGTGCCGGTGTTTTTCGTCAACATCGGCCTAAAAGTGGATTTTGCCGAGCACTTTAATCTTCCGCTTTCCCTTGCGGTTTTAGGAATCGGTGTCGGCAGCCGCTATTGGGGTGCCCGGTTGGGCGCCAATCTCGCCCACCTTCCGCGCCTTAATCGGGATCTCATCTCCATTCTGCACACTCCCGGCGGATTGATGGAGATCGTCGTCGGCTTTCTGGCATTTCAGGGCGGACTCATCGGCCAGCAGGTGTTCGTCGCCATCGTCTTCGCCGCCGTTCTTTCTTCGATTATCCTCGGTCCCTGGCTGTCTCACTCTTTAAAGCGACGAGCCATGACCTCGCCCGCAGATCTTTTATCACCGCAGTCCGTCATTGCCGATCTCAAGGCTTCATCTCTCGAAAACGCCGTTAAAGAGCTCGTCGCCGTTCTTCCGATCAGCGACAGCGCCGTTGGACAAAGAATAATCGAAGGAATCTTGGCGAGAGAAAAAGAGTTCGGCACGGCGGTTGGCGACGGTTTGGCGATTCCACATATGCGTCTTGCCGGACTACGCGACCCGCTTTTGGCCTTCGGCCGTTCGAAGGACGGTATCGATTGGAATGCGCCTGACGGGGTGCCGGTACGCGCCATTTTTCTTCTGGTAACTCCGGCGGCAACGGCAGATATCCACGTTCAGATTCTCGGCCGCATTGCCCGCGCCTGGCGTTCGGAAAGCAACAGACGACGATTGGCGGCGGCAGACGCAGAAGAATTGTACAATGGCCTAAAGGAAATGTTTGACACCAATCGAAAAACTTGATTAACCACACTAAAAATGCATTCCATTATAAAACCGAAAAAGGAGTAACGTGCAGAAAATTTTTTTTATCGGTATCGGCGGCTTTTTCGGCACCCTCTTTCGCTACAGTCTCAGCGGCGCCGTTCAACAAGCCTCGAAAAGCGTCTCTTTTCCCTACGGAACGCTGGCAGTCAACCTGATCGGCTGTTTGGCCGTAGGCTTTCTCTCCTACCTCACCGAAGAATTCGGCCTGCTCAACAGCGTCAATCGGCAAATGGTGTTTATCGGCCTATTGGGCGGCTTTACGACCTTTTCCACCTTTATGAACGAGACATTTCACCTGACGATGGACGGCAGGCTCTGGAGCAGCTTTTTTAATGTACTCTTGCATGTCGTTTTCGGATTTGCAGCTGTCTGGTTAGGTCGGATTGCAGCGCACGCAATATGGAGATGAGCCTATGATTACTCCCACTGAAGGATACCTTTTGCGCATTTTT includes:
- the crcB gene encoding fluoride efflux transporter CrcB, encoding MQKIFFIGIGGFFGTLFRYSLSGAVQQASKSVSFPYGTLAVNLIGCLAVGFLSYLTEEFGLLNSVNRQMVFIGLLGGFTTFSTFMNETFHLTMDGRLWSSFFNVLLHVVFGFAAVWLGRIAAHAIWR
- a CDS encoding cation:proton antiporter, coding for MRFLNEQHILIFLLQLFTLLAWARILGELFRKWKQPALTAEILVGVLFGPTVMGRIFPQFYHALFPNDPIQNSMLETVAWLGVFLLLLETGLEIDFSIAWRQRGSALTIALTDTLVPLAFAFSFALLIPDRYLTNPDSRLLFAAFMAVALGISAMPVAARALHDVNLLKAETGFLVMSSLAVKDIIGWVFFGIILGLHASSQLAFRSVFLILTGAIGFAALALTFGRQFSVQVFDSLNKSRYPEPATSLTITVLLGLLFGMICQRMGIHALFGFFIAGVIVGEAKSLSEQTRGIISQMVHALFVPVFFVNIGLKVDFAEHFNLPLSLAVLGIGVGSRYWGARLGANLAHLPRLNRDLISILHTPGGLMEIVVGFLAFQGGLIGQQVFVAIVFAAVLSSIILGPWLSHSLKRRAMTSPADLLSPQSVIADLKASSLENAVKELVAVLPISDSAVGQRIIEGILAREKEFGTAVGDGLAIPHMRLAGLRDPLLAFGRSKDGIDWNAPDGVPVRAIFLLVTPAATADIHVQILGRIARAWRSESNRRRLAAADAEELYNGLKEMFDTNRKT